A window from Dehalococcoidia bacterium encodes these proteins:
- a CDS encoding amidase family protein: protein MKTNLWQLSALELINAYRKKEISPVEVVADVFARIEKFNPSLSAFLALNYDDAIDSAKNAERLWLNSEENGLLCGVPISLKDSIELGGVPTTYGSKAFENNVQPDSEIAIRIRNQGGVIIGKTNLPEFALHGAVDNRLSPAGRNPWNLDHTCGGSSGGAGSQVATGLGPLAIGTDSG, encoded by the coding sequence ATGAAAACCAATCTCTGGCAATTATCTGCATTGGAGTTGATTAATGCGTACAGGAAAAAAGAAATTTCACCGGTTGAAGTTGTAGCGGACGTTTTTGCACGTATTGAAAAATTTAATCCTTCGCTTAGTGCGTTCCTAGCACTTAATTATGATGACGCAATTGACTCTGCCAAAAATGCAGAGAGGTTATGGCTAAATTCTGAAGAAAATGGATTATTGTGTGGTGTTCCAATATCACTGAAAGACAGTATAGAACTGGGCGGTGTTCCTACAACCTATGGATCCAAGGCCTTTGAAAATAATGTTCAGCCGGACTCAGAGATAGCAATCAGAATTCGTAATCAGGGTGGAGTCATCATTGGAAAAACAAATCTGCCTGAGTTCGCTTTACATGGTGCTGTAGATAATCGGCTGAGCCCTGCCGGTAGGAATCCTTGGAATTTAGATCACACATGCGGGGGCTCAAGCGGAGGCGCGGGATCTCAAGTGGCTACAGGCTTGGGGCCATTGGCCATTGGGACTGACTCTGGGG
- a CDS encoding thiamine pyrophosphate-dependent enzyme: MERQEAIDLLAEGRSGAIAVATMQSIYPWHQAEQAEYLHIDASQCMGSAASIGLGLAMARPDKRVMVLDGDGSLLMQLGSLVTVASQQPRKFFHFVFANGLHQSTGNQDLPGIGRFDWVALAIGSGYANALKIETADELLVKLPSIWDMEGPVLIELSIEREAQDPRWAGVPMASQSAILKEQLAAL; encoded by the coding sequence ATGGAACGACAAGAAGCAATTGATTTATTAGCAGAAGGAAGATCCGGAGCGATCGCAGTCGCAACGATGCAGTCCATCTACCCTTGGCATCAAGCTGAACAGGCAGAATATTTACATATTGATGCATCCCAATGTATGGGGAGCGCAGCTTCGATTGGCCTAGGTCTTGCTATGGCTCGTCCTGATAAGAGAGTAATGGTTTTAGACGGAGACGGTAGCCTTCTAATGCAACTCGGTTCTTTAGTGACTGTCGCTAGTCAACAACCACGTAAATTTTTTCATTTTGTATTTGCTAACGGATTACACCAAAGCACTGGTAATCAAGACCTCCCTGGTATTGGGCGATTCGATTGGGTTGCTTTGGCCATTGGCTCAGGGTACGCAAACGCGCTAAAGATTGAAACAGCAGACGAGCTTTTGGTGAAATTACCTTCAATATGGGACATGGAAGGACCTGTGTTGATTGAACTAAGTATTGAACGAGAGGCTCAAGACCCTCGCTGGGCTGGTGTTCCCATGGCTTCGCAATCGGCAATTCTAAAAGAGCAGTTGGCTGCTTTATGA
- a CDS encoding thiamine pyrophosphate-binding protein: protein MPSDQPVATGVSSEEIVSKLKNLGVDHVICIPDSYQKTLIARLTDDPDISFMIACTEDEAIGINAGLYIGGKNPVLVIQNNGIFASINTIKAIPLDAKIPTLMFVGQFQRDPMLPIEESKSRAVRMVEPTLETWGVPYYRIETPEDIGNIELGYKLAHDTLGPVAIIIGAPTI from the coding sequence ATGCCGTCAGACCAACCTGTCGCAACCGGTGTTAGCTCAGAAGAGATTGTTAGTAAATTAAAAAATTTGGGTGTGGATCATGTTATCTGCATTCCAGACTCGTATCAGAAAACTTTAATTGCTCGATTGACTGACGATCCAGATATCTCTTTTATGATTGCTTGCACAGAAGACGAAGCTATAGGGATTAATGCAGGGTTATATATCGGGGGTAAAAACCCTGTACTCGTTATACAAAATAACGGTATTTTTGCCTCTATCAATACTATTAAAGCTATCCCCCTAGACGCAAAAATCCCAACACTTATGTTTGTCGGGCAGTTTCAGCGAGACCCTATGCTGCCAATTGAGGAGAGTAAATCCAGAGCGGTTCGAATGGTAGAACCGACTTTGGAAACATGGGGTGTTCCCTATTATCGAATAGAGACACCTGAGGATATTGGCAATATAGAGCTTGGGTATAAGCTTGCGCACGATACCCTGGGACCCGTAGCAATCATCATAGGAGCACCCACAATATAG
- a CDS encoding Rid family hydrolase, translated as MAENRYKKEILLSDERNRNVAAVVRYGPHLFLSSSDGHRDINTEKIQPELDNQPIPQCNNAYGRQALRLQKAGYGGDSAVWIENFTSGQYWRLERMATWPEHFGEEGHKLAVSFGAQCKMSGVNMLTAVVQAVTPDLEREVFVHQPHRGRASRITRCGDFTYVIGVRGRSNPFTDEEAEEEVSSQFDTELFYTYEWLRSHLEKGGGSLDDLIRTDCALKRIGDTGKYREGLKNRFDGKIHFTGYSVGTLLGGRGVMEIGGLAVNPGGTKEIVWLAEDPSRAQAVKANGLVFASAASGLSDAKTGNIIQELYGDPVAQTHQAFRRLDAALNRFDTSVENTLRLDVFLDDINFEDTFIELAKQYFGGDPPTMNIVGVDLENNAEIEISCIAGA; from the coding sequence ATGGCGGAAAATCGATACAAGAAAGAAATTTTATTGTCAGACGAGCGTAATAGAAATGTTGCTGCAGTTGTTAGGTATGGGCCTCATTTATTTCTTTCAAGCTCTGATGGCCATAGAGATATTAACACCGAGAAAATTCAACCTGAATTGGACAATCAGCCTATACCCCAATGTAACAATGCTTATGGAAGGCAAGCATTAAGGCTGCAAAAAGCTGGATATGGGGGAGATTCTGCGGTTTGGATCGAAAATTTCACATCAGGTCAATATTGGCGATTAGAGCGTATGGCAACTTGGCCTGAGCATTTTGGGGAAGAAGGACATAAACTCGCAGTAAGTTTTGGCGCGCAGTGCAAGATGTCAGGAGTGAATATGCTGACGGCTGTAGTTCAAGCTGTTACTCCTGATTTGGAACGCGAGGTTTTTGTTCATCAACCGCATAGAGGGCGCGCATCTCGTATAACCCGGTGCGGTGATTTCACTTATGTAATTGGTGTTAGAGGCAGATCCAACCCGTTCACAGATGAAGAAGCTGAAGAAGAAGTTAGTAGTCAATTTGACACAGAACTGTTCTATACATATGAGTGGTTACGTTCTCATTTAGAAAAAGGAGGAGGTTCTCTAGACGACCTTATTAGGACTGATTGCGCTCTAAAAAGGATTGGAGATACAGGGAAATACCGAGAAGGCCTTAAGAACAGGTTCGATGGGAAAATTCACTTTACTGGGTATTCAGTAGGTACGCTTTTAGGTGGTAGAGGAGTCATGGAAATTGGTGGTTTAGCAGTCAATCCCGGAGGGACGAAAGAAATTGTATGGCTAGCAGAAGACCCTTCCCGAGCGCAGGCAGTTAAAGCCAATGGTTTGGTTTTTGCATCAGCAGCCTCAGGTTTGTCTGACGCAAAAACAGGAAACATAATTCAAGAATTATACGGAGATCCTGTAGCACAAACGCACCAAGCTTTCAGAAGATTGGATGCAGCGCTAAACAGATTTGATACGTCGGTAGAAAATACGCTTCGGTTAGATGTATTTCTTGATGATATTAATTTTGAGGATACGTTTATTGAATTGGCTAAACAATATTTTGGCGGAGATCCCCCAACGATGAATATTGTGGGAGTTGATCTTGAAAATAACGCAGAGATCGAAATCTCTTGCATCGCGGGGGCTTAA
- a CDS encoding amidohydrolase gives MPDENVRSDKLGGTARRRNSSTRDVRDGTNIEYKYISADNHIDLVWYPKDIIQSRISSQFKEKAPKVVESDKGTAWEWEGDIHAFAADGKDWPKYAKRFEPISVEEGKLPPADPEVLLQHMDLGQLYAGVFYGNTRKWTFKDKNLEKEVYKAFNDWAVEMSTYNSDRLFVLPWLHAAFPETCVDELMRLVDKGVRAVELSPNDMGEDVWSPVWEPLWSAAEETGTIICTHIGDAAGTPYPPNEYGQSLAHFSQVPFNPAGKHIAQFVFSGMFERHPNLHVSMAECRIGWLPFLFQWMERCHNDRMPDSINPLKENPLHYINNNMSFTFEEDYIGAKMIPDPEFLIRESVIWGCDYPHEQGQTWPDASPAMDRMFTGTDPDLVQDVVWNRAQKIFGIKGPGNN, from the coding sequence ATGCCAGACGAAAATGTTCGCTCAGATAAATTAGGTGGTACTGCGAGGCGTCGTAACTCAAGTACAAGAGATGTTCGGGATGGCACAAATATAGAATATAAATACATCTCTGCTGATAATCATATCGATCTTGTTTGGTACCCTAAGGATATTATTCAATCTCGTATATCCTCCCAATTCAAAGAGAAAGCCCCAAAGGTAGTTGAGTCCGACAAAGGTACTGCCTGGGAGTGGGAGGGTGATATTCACGCTTTTGCTGCAGACGGTAAAGATTGGCCAAAATATGCAAAGCGCTTTGAACCAATCAGCGTAGAGGAAGGCAAATTACCTCCGGCGGATCCCGAAGTTCTCTTGCAGCATATGGACCTAGGCCAATTATATGCCGGTGTATTTTATGGCAATACTCGTAAATGGACGTTCAAGGACAAGAATTTAGAGAAAGAAGTTTACAAAGCATTTAATGATTGGGCTGTGGAAATGTCCACTTACAATTCTGATCGTTTATTTGTACTTCCTTGGCTGCATGCTGCATTCCCGGAAACTTGCGTTGATGAGCTAATGCGTTTAGTTGATAAGGGAGTACGAGCCGTTGAACTTAGCCCAAATGACATGGGAGAAGATGTTTGGTCTCCTGTGTGGGAGCCTTTATGGTCTGCAGCAGAAGAGACTGGAACAATCATATGCACCCATATTGGTGATGCTGCAGGGACCCCATATCCTCCTAATGAATATGGCCAGTCACTAGCTCATTTTTCTCAGGTACCTTTTAACCCGGCCGGCAAGCATATTGCTCAGTTCGTATTTAGCGGAATGTTTGAGCGCCACCCTAATTTGCACGTGTCGATGGCAGAATGTCGAATTGGCTGGCTCCCATTTTTATTCCAGTGGATGGAACGTTGCCATAATGATCGGATGCCAGATTCAATTAACCCGCTTAAAGAAAACCCATTACATTACATTAATAACAATATGAGCTTCACCTTTGAAGAAGACTATATTGGGGCAAAAATGATTCCAGACCCAGAGTTTCTGATTCGTGAAAGTGTTATCTGGGGTTGTGATTATCCTCATGAACAAGGCCAAACTTGGCCAGATGCAAGTCCTGCTATGGATCGCATGTTTACGGGGACAGATCCTGATTTGGTTCAAGATGTTGTATGGAATCGTGCACAGAAAATCTTTGGAATAAAAGGCCCAGGTAATAATTAA
- a CDS encoding MFS transporter, whose translation MGLPRTFDALKVSEYRNYFVSMLFYLGAMQATTLARPVLAFELSDRAPLVLGIVIAANNAPSLVLSPFAGSLADRMSMRNILMVAAILMAVFAGITALGVGYSVLDWWHVTIIGVFQGSVMVFITPTRRAVIGGLVDRSLLLNATGLHTMSQNTNRMLMPLVAGILFAHAGPEWAYLLIGVLYIIALFLLFLVPAQGSFSSSIRNRGGSALEGFRYVRQQPVIKNLLLVGLVITVFGQPFQHLLPLAQEFLQIEADGVGLLFTFFGAGSLLGSTMSASLGDFQRKGLLLIGFFMLFGAGVIGFAASSWFWLSLVLMIPIGVGQSGRTVLHLAALQVYTEDEMRGRIQALNAMMGGLIPIAVLGITALAEIFNGRVALSATGGVIFMYGCWEIIFSKALRNLK comes from the coding sequence ATGGGGCTGCCCAGAACATTTGATGCGCTAAAAGTAAGCGAGTATCGAAATTATTTTGTTTCCATGCTTTTTTACTTAGGTGCTATGCAAGCGACTACACTGGCCAGGCCAGTTTTAGCGTTTGAACTTTCAGACCGAGCACCTCTTGTACTCGGGATAGTTATTGCAGCAAACAATGCTCCATCTTTAGTGCTATCTCCGTTTGCAGGTTCTTTAGCAGACCGTATGTCGATGCGGAATATCTTGATGGTTGCGGCAATACTCATGGCGGTCTTTGCGGGAATCACCGCATTAGGAGTTGGGTATAGCGTGTTGGATTGGTGGCACGTAACCATCATTGGAGTATTCCAAGGAAGCGTCATGGTTTTCATTACACCTACCAGACGCGCAGTTATTGGGGGCCTGGTAGATCGCTCGCTTTTGCTAAATGCTACGGGTCTTCATACGATGTCTCAGAACACGAACCGTATGCTAATGCCCCTTGTTGCGGGGATTCTTTTTGCTCATGCTGGCCCTGAATGGGCGTATTTACTAATTGGCGTGTTGTACATTATTGCTTTATTTTTACTATTTTTGGTGCCTGCTCAAGGCTCCTTCAGTTCCTCTATTAGAAATAGAGGAGGCTCGGCGTTGGAGGGATTCCGATACGTACGGCAACAACCAGTAATCAAAAATCTTTTACTGGTGGGATTGGTGATTACAGTATTCGGGCAGCCTTTCCAGCATCTTCTACCATTGGCACAAGAATTCCTCCAGATTGAGGCAGATGGCGTTGGTTTACTGTTTACATTTTTTGGGGCAGGTTCATTATTAGGCTCGACGATGTCAGCATCATTAGGTGATTTCCAGCGAAAAGGGCTATTGTTGATTGGGTTTTTTATGTTATTTGGGGCAGGGGTAATTGGCTTTGCTGCATCTAGCTGGTTTTGGCTATCTCTAGTATTAATGATTCCTATTGGAGTAGGTCAATCTGGTCGCACTGTTCTACATCTTGCTGCTCTTCAGGTTTATACGGAAGATGAAATGAGAGGCAGGATCCAAGCACTTAATGCAATGATGGGAGGATTGATCCCAATTGCGGTACTAGGAATCACTGCACTTGCAGAAATATTTAACGGCCGTGTGGCTTTATCTGCTACGGGTGGAGTAATTTTCATGTACGGGTGCTGGGAAATAATTTTTTCGAAGGCACTCAGAAATCTAAAGTGA
- a CDS encoding NAD(P)-dependent oxidoreductase: protein MILVVGGMGFIGQNVTLELIKAGEKVVSTQHNARRVPGALEQHLNSSLFVENMDFTKCYEVINVAHKHKIESIISFAAPPARGISPQEDYRVYTEGLQSLLETARVLGLRRLSLASSTSVYGSLPNGPFREDMPLPIQSRTQVEAFKKGMEIHAFHYAARANIDVVSLRIGSIYGPYYYSMFNPMSRICEAALKNIEPDFSDRPNGSISEDDEGDWTHVSDLSAGIKNIHQSSKLKHATYNIGSGLATSNKQIFEAIKKSIPEATCSALIPGRSPGANPPNPVMDLSRIKEDVGYSPKFNIETGMEDYIAHLRSLINN from the coding sequence ATGATTCTAGTTGTTGGAGGAATGGGATTCATAGGGCAAAACGTAACTTTGGAATTAATTAAAGCAGGGGAGAAAGTTGTAAGTACGCAACATAACGCAAGGCGAGTACCGGGGGCTTTAGAGCAACATCTCAATAGCAGTCTATTTGTTGAGAATATGGATTTTACTAAATGCTATGAAGTCATCAATGTTGCACATAAGCATAAAATTGAAAGCATAATATCTTTCGCAGCGCCACCAGCACGAGGGATAAGCCCACAAGAAGATTATCGCGTATACACAGAAGGACTCCAAAGTTTACTAGAAACTGCGCGTGTACTTGGACTAAGGCGCCTTTCTCTTGCTAGTTCAACTTCTGTATATGGCAGTTTGCCAAATGGTCCTTTCCGAGAAGATATGCCTCTTCCAATTCAATCACGAACCCAAGTTGAAGCATTCAAAAAAGGCATGGAAATACATGCCTTTCACTATGCTGCTCGTGCAAATATAGACGTAGTTTCTCTTAGGATTGGCAGTATATACGGCCCTTACTACTACAGCATGTTCAACCCTATGAGCCGTATATGTGAGGCTGCACTAAAGAACATAGAGCCTGATTTTTCAGATCGACCTAATGGCTCTATTAGCGAAGATGATGAAGGTGATTGGACCCATGTATCTGATTTATCTGCAGGTATAAAAAATATCCATCAGTCAAGTAAGTTAAAGCACGCTACTTACAATATTGGGTCAGGGCTAGCTACTTCTAACAAGCAGATATTTGAGGCCATAAAAAAATCGATCCCAGAGGCTACCTGTTCTGCATTAATACCAGGCAGAAGCCCAGGAGCAAATCCTCCAAATCCAGTTATGGACCTTAGTAGAATAAAAGAGGATGTTGGATATTCTCCAAAATTTAATATTGAGACAGGAATGGAAGACTATATCGCTCATTTGCGTTCCCTAATAAACAACTAA
- a CDS encoding MFS transporter, which translates to MTNLQSSKKRAPLYYGWKMVIAAFFSQIMHGGLLFLSQGLYVVQFEQTFAWSRGAISWAFGLLRIETGLLGPIQGWMLDKYGSRPIMRMGTLLFGGGLILLGQIQELWHLFAVLTIIAMGTSLAGFLTVNTALAHWFVKKRARAMSVTSIGFAAGALLSPIVAWSITEFGWRDTAMFSGIAAIIVGIPASHVFKRRPEDIGLQPDGIEPVIGAQDSKANTPGEDTDLTVRQAVRDRSFWLISIGHGWALLVVGTIAVHLIPHLVEQNNWDVAQAALVFPGLMVAQITGQISGGIIGDLYSKRFVAAGAMIGHGLGIFLIAFDTSLPTIIAAIALHGVSWGMRGPLMMAIRADYFGRKHLGQIAGWSNTITAGGSIIGPIYAGVLYDYFGSYTFAFSTLGITTALGTLFFLLARKPPVPSVPNAG; encoded by the coding sequence TTGACTAATCTACAGTCCTCAAAAAAAAGAGCTCCGCTTTACTATGGTTGGAAAATGGTGATAGCTGCATTCTTTAGCCAGATAATGCATGGAGGCTTGCTCTTTCTCTCCCAAGGTTTGTATGTAGTTCAATTTGAGCAAACGTTCGCATGGAGCCGAGGTGCCATATCTTGGGCCTTCGGGTTGCTGAGAATAGAAACAGGGTTACTAGGCCCTATTCAAGGCTGGATGCTAGATAAGTATGGTTCACGACCAATCATGAGGATGGGAACCTTACTCTTTGGAGGGGGACTTATACTACTAGGACAAATCCAAGAGTTATGGCATTTATTTGCGGTACTTACGATAATTGCCATGGGCACTAGCCTTGCAGGCTTTCTCACAGTTAATACGGCATTGGCCCACTGGTTCGTAAAAAAACGTGCCCGTGCGATGTCTGTAACGTCGATTGGATTTGCTGCTGGTGCGCTATTATCACCAATTGTAGCTTGGTCAATCACTGAGTTCGGCTGGCGTGATACTGCAATGTTTTCTGGAATTGCAGCAATTATCGTAGGAATCCCTGCTTCACACGTATTTAAGCGAAGACCAGAAGATATTGGGCTTCAACCAGACGGAATTGAGCCTGTCATAGGAGCACAGGATTCAAAGGCCAATACCCCTGGAGAAGATACTGACTTAACCGTACGCCAAGCTGTAAGAGATAGGTCATTTTGGTTAATTTCCATTGGTCACGGATGGGCCTTACTCGTTGTAGGAACAATTGCTGTTCATTTAATTCCTCATCTTGTCGAACAGAACAATTGGGACGTTGCGCAAGCAGCATTAGTCTTTCCAGGCCTGATGGTTGCGCAAATAACCGGGCAAATAAGCGGCGGGATCATTGGAGATCTTTATTCAAAACGATTTGTAGCTGCAGGAGCAATGATCGGGCATGGACTGGGGATTTTTTTAATCGCTTTTGATACTAGCTTACCTACAATTATTGCAGCAATCGCGTTGCACGGAGTTTCATGGGGAATGCGGGGCCCATTAATGATGGCGATAAGAGCAGATTATTTTGGACGAAAACACTTGGGTCAAATCGCAGGGTGGTCCAATACAATTACTGCAGGGGGAAGCATTATTGGGCCTATATATGCCGGCGTTCTATATGATTATTTTGGATCCTATACTTTTGCCTTTTCTACGCTAGGAATTACAACTGCACTAGGCACATTATTTTTCTTACTTGCAAGAAAACCACCAGTTCCTTCAGTGCCCAATGCTGGTTAA
- a CDS encoding glycine/betaine/sarcosine/D-proline family reductase selenoprotein B, producing the protein MPRLEDLSEVARQAHLNFPAFEHDDSPHVPFTKALSEAKLALVTTAGLHRRGDLPFSGGDQTYRVIPSTTPFEDILQSHVSIGFDRSAFMRDPNVTFPLDRLNELVRQGKIGSLSSDFYSFMGAGRSPRQVENESGPEVGRLLLEANVDAVLLTPT; encoded by the coding sequence ATGCCAAGGTTAGAAGATTTAAGTGAAGTTGCAAGGCAAGCTCACCTCAATTTCCCCGCATTCGAGCATGACGATTCTCCTCACGTGCCTTTTACGAAGGCTCTTTCTGAGGCAAAATTAGCTTTAGTTACAACCGCTGGGCTCCATAGAAGAGGAGACCTGCCTTTTTCAGGAGGAGACCAAACTTATCGAGTAATCCCATCAACTACGCCCTTTGAAGATATTCTTCAAAGTCATGTAAGCATAGGGTTTGATCGCTCAGCTTTTATGCGGGACCCTAACGTAACGTTCCCTTTAGACAGATTGAATGAATTGGTTAGGCAAGGGAAAATTGGAAGCCTGTCCAGTGATTTTTACTCTTTCATGGGCGCAGGCCGAAGTCCGCGTCAAGTAGAGAATGAATCTGGCCCTGAGGTAGGGCGCTTGCTGCTTGAAGCGAACGTTGATGCTGTTTTACTTACACCAACTTGA